Sequence from the Enhydrobacter sp. genome:
AGGCGGTCGGACAAGTGGTGTGGGTCGACGACGAGACGCTGATGGACCCGGTGACGGCCCTGTCGGGCAGCGGCCCGGCCTATGTCTTCCTGCTCGTCGAGGCGATGGCGGCGGCCGGCGCCAAGCTCGGGCTCGCGCCCGACATGGCCATGCAGCTCGCGCGTGCCACGGTCGCTGGCAGCGGCGAGCTGCTCCGGCAGTCGAGCGAGCCGGCGTCGCAGTTGCGCGTCAACGTCACCAGTCCGGGCGGCACGACGGCCGAGGCCCTGAAGGTGCTGATGGCCGCCGACGGGATCCAGCCGACGTTCGACAAGGCGCTGGCCGCGGCGTCACGCCGATCCAGAGAGCTCGCCGGATGAGTGCAGGGAAGGATCCGGTCGATGCCTTCCTCGCCCTCGTCGCGTCGAAGGGCTTCGCCGAGGTAACGCTCCGCGACGTCGCGCGCGAAAGCGGGCTGGGGCTTGCGGAACTCTATGGCAATCACCCCAACAAGGTCTCTCTGTTGGCGGCCTTCATGGCGCGCATCGATGCGCAGGTGCTCGCCGGCACTCCCTCCGCGGTCGACCCGGAGGAGACGGCACGCGATCGTCTGTTCGACACCATGATGCGCCGCTACGACGCGCTGAAGTCGCACCGCGCCGTCCTGGGGTCGCTGTGGCGAGCGGCGGCGCGCGATCCTCTGTTTGCCGCGGCCCTGCTTCCGGTCCTGCGCAAATCCATGTCCGCCATGATCGAGGCTGCCGGCATCCCCAGTGACGGGGCGATGGGTGCGCTGCGGCAAAAGGGATTGCTCGTCATCCATTTGGCGGTCGGCCGGACGTTCGAGAACGATGACTCGGTCGATCTTTCGAAGACCATGGCGGCCCTGGATCGGCGTTTGAAGGACGCCGAAAGGTGGGTCCAACTTATTGAAAAATATGCGATATATCGCAGCGTGGCGTAGCTCATTGTGCGACGCACAAAATTCTCCTTGACTTGCTGACGGCCACTTCTAAATTGTCATTGTGCACCGCAGCATAGCGGACCCAACGACTTTGCCCGCCGTATCGCATCCAGGAGACCCAGCCATGACCTACAGCAACGCCGCCTTCAAGAATCCGTTCGCCGACTTCGACTTCACCAAGATCGCTGGTGAGTTCAAGCTCCCGACCGTCAACGTCGAGACGATGGTCGAAGCCGGCCGCAAGAACTTCGCCGCCTTCACCACCGCGTCGACCACCGCCGTCGAGTCGATGAAGACGATCGCCCAGCGCCAGACCGACATGATGCGGGCGGCGATGGAGGACTTCTCCAAGCACGGCAGCGAAGTGCTTGCCGCCGCCACCGTCGAGGAAAAGGCCGCCAAGCAGATCGACTTCGTCAAGAAGAGCTACGACGCCGCCCTGGCCAACGGCAAGGAGCTGGCCGACCTCTACACCAAGGGCCAGGCCGATACGCTGGGCGCCATCAACGCGCGCATCGCCGAATTGACGGACGAGGTCAAGGCCGTCATCGCCAAGCAGTAACGCGACGCCAGCTTCCCGGCGATCCGACGAAGGGCCGCCCCGGTATTCGGGCGCGGCCCTTTTCTTTTTGCGTCTGGCCTTTTGCGGCTGTGCGACTACGGTGCGCATCCATGACGGCCGAGATCACCTACGACGACTTCCTCAAGATCGACATTCGCGTCGGCACGGTGCTCGAGGCCGCACCGCTCGAGGGCGCGCGTAAGCCGGCCATTCGGCTGTTGATCGACTTCGGCGCCGGTATCGGCATCCGCAAGTCGTCGGCCCAGATCACCGGGCACTACACGCCCCAGTGCCTGGTCGGGCGTCAGGTCGCGGCCGTGGTCAATTTTCCGCCCCGCCAGATCGGCAAGTTCATGTCGGAGGTGCTGACTCTCGGCTTCCCGGCGGCCGATGGATCGGTGGTGCTGTTTGCGCCCGACCAGGTCGTGCCGAACGGCGGGCGCCTGTTCTGAGTTAGATCGGCAGCCGCACCGCCACCCGCAGACCGCCGAGAGGGGACGACGCCAGCGCCACGTCGCCGCCGTGGCTGCGGGCGACGTCGCGGGCAATGGTGAGACCGAGGCCGACGCCGCCGGTGTCGACGTTGCGCGACTCGTCGAGCCGAAAGAACGGGCGGAACACGTCCTCGTATCTGTCGGGTGGAATGCCCGGCCCGTCGTCGTCGACCGTGATTTCGACCGAGGTGCGGCCCCGGACGGCGCGCAACTCGACCCTGCTGCCGTGGCGCAGCGCATTCGAGACGAGATTGGTGAGGCAGCGCTTGATGGCAAGCGGTCGCAACTCGACGTTCATGTCGCCGTCGATCGTCACGGCGACGTCGGCGCTGTCGCGGCGGGCGCCGGCGGCGACATCCTCCAGGATGTCCCCGAGATCGGTCGGTGCCGGCTCTTCATCGCCCTCGCCGCGGGCGAAGGCGAGGTATCCCTCGATCATGCGCTCCATGTCGGCGACGTCGGCGGCGAGTTCACTGGTCTCGGCCGAGTCGGGCAGCAGCGCCAGCGACAGCTTCATGCGGGTGAGCGGGGTGCGCAGGTCGTGGCTCACGCCGGCCAGCATCTCGGTGCGCTGCTGGATAGAGCGGCGGAGCC
This genomic interval carries:
- a CDS encoding TetR/AcrR family transcriptional regulator, whose protein sequence is MSAGKDPVDAFLALVASKGFAEVTLRDVARESGLGLAELYGNHPNKVSLLAAFMARIDAQVLAGTPSAVDPEETARDRLFDTMMRRYDALKSHRAVLGSLWRAAARDPLFAAALLPVLRKSMSAMIEAAGIPSDGAMGALRQKGLLVIHLAVGRTFENDDSVDLSKTMAALDRRLKDAERWVQLIEKYAIYRSVA
- a CDS encoding tRNA-binding protein — encoded protein: MTAEITYDDFLKIDIRVGTVLEAAPLEGARKPAIRLLIDFGAGIGIRKSSAQITGHYTPQCLVGRQVAAVVNFPPRQIGKFMSEVLTLGFPAADGSVVLFAPDQVVPNGGRLF
- the phaP gene encoding TIGR01841 family phasin (Members of this family are phasins (small proteins associated with inclusions such as PHA granules). Note that several different families of phasins have been named PhaP despite very little sequence similarity to each other.), which codes for MTYSNAAFKNPFADFDFTKIAGEFKLPTVNVETMVEAGRKNFAAFTTASTTAVESMKTIAQRQTDMMRAAMEDFSKHGSEVLAAATVEEKAAKQIDFVKKSYDAALANGKELADLYTKGQADTLGAINARIAELTDEVKAVIAKQ